A part of Vicinamibacterales bacterium genomic DNA contains:
- the uvrB gene encoding excinuclease ABC subunit UvrB, producing MPDRFDLVSDFELRGDQQRAITELMEGVDRRDRYQVLLGVTGSGKTFTMAQVIARMNRPSLVMVHNKTLAAQLFQEFRRFFPHNAVEYFVSYYDYYQPEAYVPASDTYIEKEATINDEIDRMRLSATRSLFERRDVIIVASVSCIYGLGSPEAYYGMTLPLEMGQRIDREQILRKLVDIQYERNDVEFGRGTFRVRGDIIEVYPSYEELAVRIGLFGDEVDELVVFDPLTGRTSRRHDRIAIYPKSHFVTPREKTRKAIDSIKAELVERRGLLESEGKLLEAQRLHQRTMFDLEMIREIGYCHGIENYARHLTGRAQGEPPPTLLDYLPPDAVVFVDESHQTVPQIRGMYHGDRSRKQVLVEYGFRLPSALDNRPLNFEEWEARSHQVVFVSATPGPFELRAAGGVVVEQIIRPTGLTDPPIEIRPVKGQVDDLLGEIRDTAARHERVLVTTLTKRMAEDLTQYYQELGVRVRYLHSDIDTLERVEILRDLRRGEFDVLVGINLLREGLDLPEVSLVAILDADKEGFLRSAGSLIQTSGRAARNVNGRVIMYADVVTDSMRAAIAETDRRRRAQEAYNVEHGITPATIVKQIDDVLSSVYERDYMAVPEVREPGPAFKTQAELDAYIARMEREMREAAANLDFERAATLRDRVKALKRRELGVATDAKR from the coding sequence GTGCCTGACCGTTTCGACCTCGTCTCGGATTTCGAACTGCGCGGCGACCAGCAGCGGGCGATCACCGAGCTGATGGAGGGGGTGGACCGCCGCGACCGCTACCAGGTCCTGCTCGGCGTCACCGGCTCCGGCAAGACGTTCACCATGGCGCAGGTCATCGCGCGGATGAACCGGCCGTCGCTGGTCATGGTGCACAACAAGACGCTTGCGGCGCAGCTCTTCCAGGAATTCCGCCGGTTCTTCCCGCACAACGCGGTCGAGTACTTCGTCAGCTACTACGACTACTACCAGCCCGAGGCCTACGTTCCCGCGAGCGACACCTACATCGAGAAGGAAGCGACGATCAACGACGAGATCGACCGGATGCGCCTGTCCGCCACCCGGTCGCTCTTCGAGCGCCGCGACGTCATCATCGTGGCCAGCGTGTCGTGCATCTACGGCCTCGGATCGCCCGAAGCCTATTACGGAATGACGCTGCCGCTCGAGATGGGGCAGCGGATCGACCGTGAGCAAATCCTGCGCAAGCTGGTGGACATCCAGTACGAGCGCAACGACGTCGAGTTCGGCCGCGGGACGTTCCGCGTGCGCGGCGACATCATCGAGGTCTACCCGTCGTACGAGGAACTGGCGGTGCGGATCGGCCTGTTCGGCGACGAAGTCGACGAGCTGGTCGTGTTCGACCCGCTGACGGGCCGCACGTCGCGGCGTCACGACCGGATCGCAATCTACCCGAAGTCTCACTTCGTCACGCCGCGCGAGAAGACGCGCAAGGCGATCGACTCGATCAAAGCCGAACTCGTCGAACGGCGGGGCCTGCTCGAGTCGGAAGGCAAGCTGCTCGAGGCCCAGCGGCTGCACCAGCGGACGATGTTCGACCTCGAGATGATCCGGGAGATCGGCTACTGCCACGGCATCGAGAACTACGCCCGTCACCTCACCGGCAGGGCTCAGGGCGAGCCGCCACCCACCCTGCTCGACTATCTGCCGCCGGACGCGGTCGTCTTCGTGGACGAAAGCCATCAGACCGTTCCGCAGATCCGCGGGATGTACCACGGCGACCGATCGCGCAAGCAGGTTCTGGTGGAATACGGGTTCCGCCTGCCGTCGGCCCTGGACAATCGGCCGCTGAACTTCGAGGAGTGGGAGGCCAGGTCCCACCAGGTCGTCTTCGTGTCGGCCACGCCAGGACCGTTCGAGCTTCGCGCCGCGGGCGGCGTCGTCGTCGAGCAGATCATCCGGCCCACCGGCCTCACGGATCCGCCCATCGAGATCCGGCCGGTGAAGGGGCAGGTGGACGACCTCCTTGGAGAGATCCGTGACACGGCCGCCAGGCACGAGCGCGTGCTCGTCACCACGCTCACCAAGCGCATGGCCGAGGACCTGACGCAGTACTACCAGGAACTGGGCGTGCGCGTGCGCTACCTGCACTCCGACATCGACACGCTCGAGCGCGTCGAGATCCTGCGCGACCTGCGGCGCGGCGAGTTCGACGTGCTCGTCGGCATCAACCTGCTGCGCGAGGGGCTCGATCTGCCGGAGGTGTCGCTCGTCGCGATCCTGGACGCCGACAAGGAGGGGTTTCTGCGGTCGGCCGGTTCCCTCATCCAGACGTCCGGTCGCGCGGCGCGGAACGTCAACGGGCGCGTGATCATGTACGCCGATGTCGTGACCGACTCCATGCGTGCCGCCATCGCGGAAACCGATCGCCGCCGGCGCGCGCAGGAAGCCTACAACGTCGAACACGGCATCACGCCAGCGACCATCGTCAAGCAGATCGACGACGTGTTGTCGAGCGTGTACGAACGGGACTACATGGCGGTACCGGAGGTGCGAGAACCTGGGCCCGCGTTCAAGACCCAGGCGGAACTCGACGCGTACATCGCTCGTATGGAACGGGAGATGCGCGAAGCTGCGGCAAACCTCGATTTCGAGCGGGCGGCGACGTTGCGAGACCGGGTCAAGGCACTCAAGCGGCGTGAGTTGGGTGTCGCGACGGACGCAAAGCGGTGA
- a CDS encoding ABC transporter permease has translation MIDRWVKAPLLEAQEYVTLCVRALRCAVTRPFYTHDLVEQLDYIGVGSLTVVLLTGFFTGAVLALQSGFTLDQFGARPLVGRLVSASMIKELGPVLTALMITGRVGSSIAAELGSMGVTEQINALRALGTDPVRKLVVPRLLAGVLMVPALTVVADFVGIVGGWVIASGQLGVASSVYWNSLLDGLYVADAVMGLAKPFFLGFVIVTFACHVGLRVRGGTQGVGRGTTRAVVATSVAVLAMDFFVTKLLVFFIY, from the coding sequence ATGATCGACCGGTGGGTGAAGGCGCCGCTCCTCGAGGCGCAGGAATACGTGACGCTTTGCGTTCGGGCGTTGCGCTGCGCGGTCACGCGGCCGTTCTACACGCACGATCTCGTGGAGCAGCTCGACTACATCGGTGTGGGGTCGCTGACCGTGGTGTTGCTGACCGGATTCTTCACCGGCGCCGTACTGGCCCTGCAGAGCGGTTTCACGCTCGACCAGTTCGGGGCCCGACCGCTCGTCGGCCGTCTGGTCAGTGCGTCGATGATCAAAGAGCTCGGGCCGGTGCTGACGGCGCTGATGATCACGGGCCGCGTCGGATCGAGCATCGCGGCCGAACTCGGTTCGATGGGCGTGACCGAACAGATCAACGCGCTCCGCGCCCTGGGCACCGATCCCGTCCGGAAGTTGGTGGTGCCCCGCCTGCTCGCCGGCGTCCTCATGGTTCCGGCTCTGACCGTCGTCGCGGACTTCGTCGGCATCGTGGGCGGGTGGGTGATTGCCAGCGGACAGCTTGGCGTCGCGAGTTCGGTGTACTGGAATTCGCTCCTCGATGGGCTGTACGTTGCGGATGCCGTGATGGGATTGGCGAAGCCGTTCTTTCTCGGTTTCGTGATCGTCACCTTTGCCTGCCACGTCGGACTCCGGGTGCGCGGTGGCACCCAGGGCGTCGGACGCGGCACGACGAGAGCCGTGGTTGCCACCTCGGTTGCCGTGCTCGCGATGGACTTCTTCGTCACCAAGCTGCTCGTGTTCTTCATCTACTGA